From Zingiber officinale cultivar Zhangliang chromosome 5B, Zo_v1.1, whole genome shotgun sequence, the proteins below share one genomic window:
- the LOC121987821 gene encoding protein RADIALIS-like 2 produces MASGSLSRSSSGSSSWTEQQNKLFERALAVYDKDTPNRWHNVARAVGGGKTAEEVKSHYDLLIEDLKSIESGRVPYPNYK; encoded by the coding sequence ATGGCGTCAGGGTCGCTATCCCGCAGCTCCTCTGGCTCCTCCTCATGGACGGAGCAGCAGAATAAGCTCTTCGAGCGCGCACTGGCAGTCTACGACAAGGACACTCCCAACCGGTGGCACAACGTGGCCCGCGCCGTCGGCGGCGGTAAGACCGCCGAGGAGGTCAAATCCCACTACGACCTGCTCATCGAGGATCTCAAAAGCATTGAGTCCGGCCGAGTCCCCTACCCAAACTACAAATAG